A window of Flavobacterium branchiarum genomic DNA:
AAACCATAAAAACAATGGAAGCGCAACACCGTGAATTAATGGGTATAAATCAGCATCTAGTGGAGGAGTTACAAAAGTTCAAACAACTTAACGGAAAAATATAGTGAGCACATTAGGACAAAAAACATTAGCTGTATCGATTACACAGTTAGGAGTTGAAGAAATTCCAAAAAACAGTAACGCAGGTCCAGCAGTAGAAAAATATTTAAAGTCTGTAGGACTTGGCAAAGGCTATGCTTGGTGTATGGCATTTGTTTATTGGTGCACCAAAGAAGCATCAATACAATTAGGTATCACAAATCCTCTTGCAAAAACTGCAGGAGTTTTGGCAATGCTAAACTTTAAAAAAGAATTAGTAGTTAAGGAACCA
This region includes:
- a CDS encoding CHAP domain-containing protein; its protein translation is MSTLGQKTLAVSITQLGVEEIPKNSNAGPAVEKYLKSVGLGKGYAWCMAFVYWCTKEASIQLGITNPLAKTAGVLAMLNFKKELVVKEPQPGDIFIMDFGKGQGHTGLVEKVEKNIIHTIEGNTNDDGSREGYKVCRRKRNKSTIKAYLRV